Sequence from the Armatimonadota bacterium genome:
GTTGACGCTCCTTCGCGAGAGGTGCTACAGTCGGCCCGGGCTTTCACGAGCTCGTTCAAGGCCCAGACAATGACCGTTTTTGGCCCATCTCGGGCTGTGCGCGCCGGCAGATCTGCCGGCGCGTCGTGCGCCCGCCCTGTGGTGGGCGGCTGGAGCGACGATGCCCGTACCTGTGGAGACCTCGGCCTTTAGCGCGGCCGGCACGGCCGTGCTCGGTCTGGTCTTTGCCGCCGTCACGGCCCGGTGGATCCGCCGGCGCGAGGACGGGACCGCCCGCATGCGCGAGATCGCCGCGGCCATCCGCGAGGGGGCGATGGCCTTCCTGGCCCTGGAGTACCGCGTGCTCGCCCTCTTCGTGCTGGTCGTCGCCCTCCTGCTGGCCGTGGCCCTGCGCTGGGAGCTGGCCGTGGCCTTCGTCACGGGGGCCGTGCTCTCGGCCTCCGCCGGCAACGTCGGGATGCGCGTGGCCACGCTGGCCAACGTGCGCACCGCGGCCGCCGCGCGGCGGGGCATCCCGGAAGGGCTCACCGTGGCGTTCCGCTCGGGCGCGGTGATGGGCTTCTCCGTCGTGGGGCTGGCCCTGCTCGGCATCTCGCTCCTCTGGGTGCTCTTCCACCGCAACCCCGAGGTCGTCTTCGGCTTCTCCTTCGGCGCCTCGTCCGTGGCCCTCTTCGCCCGGGTGGGCGGCGGGATCTACACCAAGGCCGCCGACGTGGGGGCCGACCTGGTGGGCAAGGTCGAGGCCGGGATCCCCGAGGACGACCCGCGCAACCCGGCGGTGATCGCCGACAACGTGGGGGACAACGTCGGGGACGTGGCGGGGATGGGGGCCGACCTCTTCGAGAGCTACGCGGGCTCGGTGATCGCCGCCCTGGCCCTGGGGGTGGCGGGCGGCGACGCCCGCGGGGCGGCCGCCCCCTTCCTGCTGGCGGCGGTCGGGCTCGTGGCCAGCCTGCTGGGGACGTTCGTCGTCTCCGGCCGCACCGCCTCGCCCCAGGCGGCGCTCAACCGCGGCATCGTGGGGGCGACCGGGCTCACGGCGGTCCTGGCGGCAGGGCTGAGCTGGTGGCTGTACGGGGCGCTCGCCGTCTGGTGGGCCTTCCTGGCCGGGCTGGTCGCCGGCGTCGTCATCGGCTTCGCCACGGAGTACTACACCAGCAGCCACGCCCGGCCCACCCGGGCGGTGGCGCAGGCGGCGGTGACCGGGTCCGGGACCAACATCATCGCGGGGCTCGCGCTGGGCATGGTGAGCGTGGCCGTGCCGGTGCTGGCGGTGGGCGCGGCCATCCTCATCGCCTACCAGGTCGCCGGCATCTTCGGGATCGCGCTCGCGGGGGTGGGGATGCTCTCCACCCTGGGGATCACCCTCGCGGCGGACACCTACGGCCCGGTGGCCGACAACGCCGCCGGGATCGCGGAGATGGCGGGACTCGGGCGCGAGGTGCGCGCGCGGGCGGAGGCGCTGGACGCCGTGGGGAACACCACCGCGGCCATCGGCAAGGGGTTCGCCATCGGCTCGGCGGCCCTCACCGCGCTCGCGCTGCTGGTCTCCTACGGGCAGGTGGCCGGTGTGGCCACGGTCAACCTCCTGAGCCCGCTGACGCTGGTGGGCGTCTTCCTGGGCGGGATGATGCCCTTCCTCTTCAGCGCCTTCGCCATGTCGGCGGTGGGGCGGGCGGCCATGCAGATGGTGGAGGAGGTGCGCCGCCAGTTCCGCGAGATCCCCGGATTGCTCCGCGGCGACGGCGACGCGCGCCCCGACTACGGCCGCGCCGTGGCCATCGCCACGGGGGCGGCCATCCGGGAGATGGTCCTCCCCGGCCTGCTGGCCGTGGTGGTGCCGGTGGTGACGGGGTTCCTGCTCGGGCGGGAGGCGCTGGCCGGGCTGCTCGGGGGCTCCATCGTGACCGGCTTCCTGGTGGCGGTGATGATGGCCAACGCCGGCGGGGCCTGGGACAATGCCAAGAAGTACATCGAGGAGGGCCACCTGGGCGGAAAGGGCTCGGAGGCGCACAAGGCCGCGGTGGTGGGCGACACCGTGGGCGACCCGTTCAAGGACACCGCCGGGCCTTCCCTCAACATCCTGCTCAAGCTGATGGCCGTCATCGCCATCGTCATCGCCCCGCTGTTGCGGTGACGGCGCGTCCGCGCACGCCGGCGGGCCCCGGAGGGTGTAGGCAGCGACAGGCCCCGGCAGCTTGGGGTCCGCGCGCGAGGAGGGAACGACCGTGGAAGGACAGGGACTGAGCGAGTCGCAACTCCGCCTGCCGCACTTCGGCGGGGTGGAGCAGGCCATCCTCTGGGCCGTGCTCGCCGCCGCCGTGCTGGCCCTGGTCTATGGGTGGTGGCTGCGGGCGCGCGTCACTCGGCGCGACCCCGGGACGCGCGAGATGCAGACGGTGGCCGGCGCCATCCAGGAGGGGGCGCTGGCCTACCTGCGCCGGCAGCTGCGGGCGATGCTGCCCTTCGTCGTGCTGGTCACCGGCGGCCTCTACGTCCTCTACCGGCCCATCTACGCCGACCGGCCCGTCCTGGCCCTGGGCGTGGCCGCGGCGTTCCTGCTCGGCTGCTTCGCCTCCTACGGGGCCGGCTACGTGGGGATGACCTCGGCGGTGCAGGGCAACGTGCGGGTGGCCAGCGCCGCCCGCCGCTCCTACCGCGAGGCGTTGGAGATCGCCTTCCAGGCCGGGACGATCTCCGGGATGTTCACGGTGGGGCTGGGGCTGCTCGGCGCCACGGTGATGTTCATGCTCTTCCGCGAGGACGCCATGCGCGTGCTGGTGGGCTTCGGGTTCGGCGGTTCGCTGGTGGCCGCCTTCATGCGCGTGGGCGGCGGGATCTACACCAAGGCCGCCGACGTGGGGGCCGACCTGGTGGGCAAGGTGGAGGTGGGCATCCCCGAGGACGACCCGCGCAACGCCGCCGTGATCGCCGACAACGTGGGGGACAACGTGGGCGACTGCGCCGGGATGGCCGCCGATGTCTTCGAGTCCTATGAAGTGACCCTGGTGGCGGCGATCATCCTGGGGGCGGCGACCCTGCTCGAGCCCGCCTTCATCGAGCGCTACGGGGGCATGGCCGCCGCCAGCGCCTTCGCCCTCAAGCTGATCCTCTTCCCCCTGGCGGTGCGCGCCGTGGGCGTCTTCGCCTCGCTCGTGGGCACCTGGCTCGTCCGGGGCAGCGACGAGGAGGTGGGCGACCCGATGCGGCCCATCAACCGCGGCTTCTACGCCTCGGCGCTCCTCTCCGTGGCGGGCTTCGGCCTCGTGAACTGGCTCTACCTGCGCGATCCCGTCACCGGCACCCCGGACTTCCGCTTCTTCCTGGCCACGCTGATGGGTATCGTGCTGGCCCTGGTCATCGGCTGGCTCACCGAGCTCTTCACCCACGAGGACCGCGGGCCGGTGGGGGAGATCGCCTACGCCACCCGCACCGGTCCCGCCACCATGCTGCTCACCGGGTTGGGCACGGGGCTGGAGAGCAGCGTGTGGGCCATCGTGGCCATCGCCGCCACCATCCTGGGGTCAATGGCCATCTTCGGCGGCGACCCGGCGCTGGCCGCCTACGGCATCGCCCTGGCCGGGCTGGGGTTGCTCACCACCACCGGCTTCATCCTGGCCATGGACACCTACGGCCCCATCGTGGACAACGCCAACGGCATCTTCGAGATGTCCGGCGTGGAGCGGGGCGGGGAGACCACGGCGGGCCGCATCGTGGCGCGGCTGGACGCCGTGGGGAACACCACCAAGGCGCTGACCAAGGGCTTCGCCATCGCCACGGCGGTGGTGGCGGCCATCGCCCTCTTCCGCTCCTTCGTGGGCGAGGCCCGCCTGCTGGTGAGCCCCGAGCAGCTGCAGGCGGCGGGAGCGGCGGTCCGCGCCCTGCTCGACCGGGTGGGCATCCAGGTGAACCTGCCGCAGGTCTTCGTCGGCCTGCTCATCGGCGGCGCGGTGCCCTTCCTCGTCTCCGCCTTCCTCATCCGGGCGGTGGGCCGCTCCGCCTTCCTGGTGGTCGAGGAGGTGCGCCGCCAGTTCCGGGAGATCCCGGGCCTGATGGAGGGGCGGGCCCGCCCCGACTACTCGCGCTGCGTGGACATCGTCACCCGCGCGGCGCAGCGGGAGCTGCTCAGCCCGGCGCTGCTGGCCATCGGCGCGCCGGTGCTCGTGGGGTTCGGGCTGGGCGCGGGGGCGCTCGGAGGCTACCTGGCGGGGGCCATCCTCACCGCGCAGCTGCTGGCCGTCTTCATGGCCAACACCGGCGGGGCCTGGGACAACGCCAAGAAGAAGATCGAGGACGGCTACCTGGGGGGCAAGGGCACCGACGCGCACAAGGCCGCCGTCATCGGCGACACGGTGGGCGACCCCCTGAAGGACACCGCCGGCCCGGCTCTCAACCCGCTGATCAAGGTGATGAACCTGGTGGCCATCCTCATCGCCCCGGTGATCGTGCGGCCGTTGAGCCTGGAGGTGCGCGGAGGGGTGGCCCTGCTGGCCCTCCTCGTCATCGCCGTGGGCGTCTACCTGAGCAAGCGCACGGCGCTGGGCCGGGAGGAGGTGCGCCCGCGCGTGGCGGGGGAGGTGGCCGGGAGCTAGGCACGCCGTCCCCGGGCGCCGCGCGCCTTCCCCCGGCGCGCCGCGCTCCGGGGGACGGGCGCGGGAGCGGGCTCACCGGCCCGCTCCCGCCGGCCACCGCCTCACCTTGCAGGGCCTCACCATGGCGCTGGCGACGCTCCGTCGCGTGCTCATCGGTCCGCCGCTGCCCACCCAGCGGTTGGTCCACGAGCGCCTCAACCGCATCCAGGGGTTGGCGGTCTTTGCTTCCGACGCGCTCTCCTCCTCGGCCTACGCCACGGAGGAGATCCTGCTGGTGCTGATGGCCGCCGGGGCGACCGCGCTGCCCCTGGCCTGGCCCATCGCGCTGGCCATCACCACCGTCCTGCTCATCGTGGCCTTCTCCTATCACCAGACCATCCACGCCTACCCCTCGGGCGGCGGCGCCTACATCGTGGCCCGCGACAACCTGGGCGTGTGGCCGGGGCTCGTGGCCGCCGCGGCGTTGTTGATCGACTACATCCTGACGGTGGCGGTGAGCGTCTCGGCGGGCGTGGCGGCCATCACCTCGGCGGTGCCGGCGCTCTTCGGCCACCGCGTGGCCCTGGCGCTGCTGGCCGTCGCCGTGATCGCGCTCGTCAACCTGCGCGGGGTGCGCGAGTCGGGGACGATCTTCAGCGTCCCCACCTATCTGTTCATCGGGTCGATGCTGGCGCTGATCGCCCTGGGCCTCCTGCGGACCTGGGAGGCCCCGCCGGTGCGGCCGCGCCTGCCGGCCGAGGCGGCGGTGGTCCAGCCGCTGAGCCTCATGCTCCTCCTGCGGGCCTTCGCCTCGGGGTCGGCGGCCATGACCGGGATCGAGGCGATCAGCAACGGCGTGCAGGCCTTCCGCCCGCCGGAGGCACGCAACGCCGGCATCACGCTCTTCTGGATGGCCGCCGTGCTCAGCACGCTCTTCCTCGGCCTCACCTGGCTGGCCACGCACCTGGGGGTGGTGCCGGTGGAGGAGGAGACGGTAGTCTCCCAGCTGGCCCGGCTGATCCTGGGCGCCGGTCCGGCGTACTACGTCGTCCAGGCCGCCACGGCCATGATCCTCATCCTGGCGGCCAACACGAGCTTCGCCGACTTCCCGCGGCTGGCCTCGATCCTGGCCCGCGACCGCTTCCTCCCCATCCAGTTCCGCAACCTGGGCGACCGGCTCGTCTTCGCTAACGGCATCGTCGCCCTGGCCGTGCTGGCCGGCGGGCTGATCGTCCTCTTCGACGCGCGGACGCATAGCCTCATCCCGCTGTACGCGGTGGGCGTCTTCCTCTCGTTCACGCTCTCCCAGAGCGGCATGGTGCGGCGGTGGTGGCGCCGGCGGGGCCGGGGGTGGGTGCACAGCCTGCTGATCAACCTGGCGGGAGCTGCGGCGACGGCGGTCGTGCTGGGCGTGGTGCTCGTGGCCAAGTTCGCCCAGGGGGCGTGGATTGTCGCCGGGGTGCTGCCCCTGTTCGTCGCGGCGATGCGCGCCGTCTACGGCCACTACCTGCAGCTGCGCCGGGAGCTGAGCCTGGCCGGGGCGCGGCCGCCGGCCGCCGAGGTGCACCACAAGGTGGTCGTCCCGGTCGGCGGGATCAACCGCGCCGTCCTGCCGGCCCTGCGCTACGCCCGCTCGCTGAGCGACGACGTGACGGCGGTGCACGTGGAGGTCGATCCGGAGGAGACGGCCCAGTTGCGCGAGCGCTGGCAGACCTGGGGGCTGGGCATCCCCCTGCGCGTGCTGCCCTCCCCCTACCGCTCCGTGCTCGGGCCCTTCCTCGACTACCTGGCCGAGCTGGAGTGGCGCGTGGGCTTCGACCAGTACCTGACCATCGTGCTCCCCGAGTTCGTCCCCAGCCGCTGGTGGCACTTCCTGCTGCACAACCAGACCGCGCTGCTCTTCAAAGCCGCGCTCTTCCTCCGCCGCAGCCGCGCCGGGCGCATCACCGTGGTCACGGACGTTCCCTACTACGTCTCCCCGCCCGAGGCGCCCCAGCCGGCACCGGCGGCCGCTGCGGAGGTCGCCGCGCCCTCCCGCGGTGCCGTGGCCCTCCTGGCCGGGCTCCTCCTGGCCGCTGCGGGCCTGGCTCTCGCCCTGACCCGGGGCTGGGCGCCCCTCTGGCAGGCGCTCTTCGGCCTCGCGCTGCTCCTCCAGGTCGCCCTGGCCGCCTTCCTGCTCTTCGTCCGCTCGCTGGCCCGCTGACGCCGCACGGGACAGGGCGTCCGCGATGGGCTATGCTGGATTCTCGATGCCCGACCCGTGGGTCGTCGTCTTCATCGTCCTGCAGCTGATCTACCTGGAGGGGATCCTCTCCATCGACAACGCGGCGGTGCTGGGGGCGATGGTCGCCCACCTGCCGCCGGACGAGCCGGTGCCGTGGCCCCGCCCGCTGCAGTTCCTCCAGGCACCGGTGCACCGCCTCCTGGGCGGGCAGCGGCCCGCCGCCCTCAAGGTGGGCCTGCTGGGCGCCTACCTCGGGCGCGGGCTCATGCTCTTCCTGGCCTCCTGGGTAGTGCGGAACCGCTGGTTGCTGCTGCTCGGCGGCCTCTACCTGGTGAAGCTCGGCGTCGACCACCTGGGGGAAACGCCGCGGGAGGNNNNNNNNNNNNNNNNNNNNNNNNNNNNNNNNNNNNNNNNNNNNNNNNNNNNNNNNNNNNNNNNNNNNNNNNNNNNNNNNNNNNNNNNNNNNNNNNNNNNGCGGGAGGCGGCGGAGGCGGCGGGGGAGCCCCTCCCGAAGCTGGAGCGCTCCTTCTGGAGCGTGGTGCTGGCGGTCGAGCTGGCCGACCTGGCCTTCAGCCTGGACAACGTCGTCGCCGCCGTGGCCCTCTCCCGCGACTTCTGGGTGGTCATGACCGGGGTGGCGCTCGGGATCGTCACGATGCGCTTCGCCGCCGGCGTGTTCGT
This genomic interval carries:
- a CDS encoding sodium-translocating pyrophosphatase, coding for MPVPVETSAFSAAGTAVLGLVFAAVTARWIRRREDGTARMREIAAAIREGAMAFLALEYRVLALFVLVVALLLAVALRWELAVAFVTGAVLSASAGNVGMRVATLANVRTAAAARRGIPEGLTVAFRSGAVMGFSVVGLALLGISLLWVLFHRNPEVVFGFSFGASSVALFARVGGGIYTKAADVGADLVGKVEAGIPEDDPRNPAVIADNVGDNVGDVAGMGADLFESYAGSVIAALALGVAGGDARGAAAPFLLAAVGLVASLLGTFVVSGRTASPQAALNRGIVGATGLTAVLAAGLSWWLYGALAVWWAFLAGLVAGVVIGFATEYYTSSHARPTRAVAQAAVTGSGTNIIAGLALGMVSVAVPVLAVGAAILIAYQVAGIFGIALAGVGMLSTLGITLAADTYGPVADNAAGIAEMAGLGREVRARAEALDAVGNTTAAIGKGFAIGSAALTALALLVSYGQVAGVATVNLLSPLTLVGVFLGGMMPFLFSAFAMSAVGRAAMQMVEEVRRQFREIPGLLRGDGDARPDYGRAVAIATGAAIREMVLPGLLAVVVPVVTGFLLGREALAGLLGGSIVTGFLVAVMMANAGGAWDNAKKYIEEGHLGGKGSEAHKAAVVGDTVGDPFKDTAGPSLNILLKLMAVIAIVIAPLLR
- a CDS encoding sodium-translocating pyrophosphatase, producing MEGQGLSESQLRLPHFGGVEQAILWAVLAAAVLALVYGWWLRARVTRRDPGTREMQTVAGAIQEGALAYLRRQLRAMLPFVVLVTGGLYVLYRPIYADRPVLALGVAAAFLLGCFASYGAGYVGMTSAVQGNVRVASAARRSYREALEIAFQAGTISGMFTVGLGLLGATVMFMLFREDAMRVLVGFGFGGSLVAAFMRVGGGIYTKAADVGADLVGKVEVGIPEDDPRNAAVIADNVGDNVGDCAGMAADVFESYEVTLVAAIILGAATLLEPAFIERYGGMAAASAFALKLILFPLAVRAVGVFASLVGTWLVRGSDEEVGDPMRPINRGFYASALLSVAGFGLVNWLYLRDPVTGTPDFRFFLATLMGIVLALVIGWLTELFTHEDRGPVGEIAYATRTGPATMLLTGLGTGLESSVWAIVAIAATILGSMAIFGGDPALAAYGIALAGLGLLTTTGFILAMDTYGPIVDNANGIFEMSGVERGGETTAGRIVARLDAVGNTTKALTKGFAIATAVVAAIALFRSFVGEARLLVSPEQLQAAGAAVRALLDRVGIQVNLPQVFVGLLIGGAVPFLVSAFLIRAVGRSAFLVVEEVRRQFREIPGLMEGRARPDYSRCVDIVTRAAQRELLSPALLAIGAPVLVGFGLGAGALGGYLAGAILTAQLLAVFMANTGGAWDNAKKKIEDGYLGGKGTDAHKAAVIGDTVGDPLKDTAGPALNPLIKVMNLVAILIAPVIVRPLSLEVRGGVALLALLVIAVGVYLSKRTALGREEVRPRVAGEVAGS
- a CDS encoding APC family permease, with protein sequence MALATLRRVLIGPPLPTQRLVHERLNRIQGLAVFASDALSSSAYATEEILLVLMAAGATALPLAWPIALAITTVLLIVAFSYHQTIHAYPSGGGAYIVARDNLGVWPGLVAAAALLIDYILTVAVSVSAGVAAITSAVPALFGHRVALALLAVAVIALVNLRGVRESGTIFSVPTYLFIGSMLALIALGLLRTWEAPPVRPRLPAEAAVVQPLSLMLLLRAFASGSAAMTGIEAISNGVQAFRPPEARNAGITLFWMAAVLSTLFLGLTWLATHLGVVPVEEETVVSQLARLILGAGPAYYVVQAATAMILILAANTSFADFPRLASILARDRFLPIQFRNLGDRLVFANGIVALAVLAGGLIVLFDARTHSLIPLYAVGVFLSFTLSQSGMVRRWWRRRGRGWVHSLLINLAGAAATAVVLGVVLVAKFAQGAWIVAGVLPLFVAAMRAVYGHYLQLRRELSLAGARPPAAEVHHKVVVPVGGINRAVLPALRYARSLSDDVTAVHVEVDPEETAQLRERWQTWGLGIPLRVLPSPYRSVLGPFLDYLAELEWRVGFDQYLTIVLPEFVPSRWWHFLLHNQTALLFKAALFLRRSRAGRITVVTDVPYYVSPPEAPQPAPAAAAEVAAPSRGAVALLAGLLLAAAGLALALTRGWAPLWQALFGLALLLQVALAAFLLFVRSLAR
- a CDS encoding tellurium resistance protein TerC, which translates into the protein MPDPWVVVFIVLQLIYLEGILSIDNAAVLGAMVAHLPPDEPVPWPRPLQFLQAPVHRLLGGQRPAALKVGLLGAYLGRGLMLFLASWVVRNRWLLLLGGLYLVKLGVDHLGETPRE